The following DNA comes from Agromyces mangrovi.
GGAGGCCAGCTGCTGTTCCCCGAGCACATGCTCGTGCTGGAATACGGGCTGCCCGGCGAGCCCGTGCTCGGCATCCTCGGCGAGCAGGGCCTCGAGGAGTCGATCGCCCGCGCCGAGGGACTCGCGGCGGCGTACGAGCCGCTCACCGACCGCACGGTCATGCCCGGGTTCGAGATCATCACCACCGTGGCATCCGGCTCGCCCACCGACGACGGCGACTTCTCGAGCGAGCCCGACGCCGAGGGCCTGCGCCCGTGGGTGGAGGCGGCCGGCGAGGCCGGACTCTACGTCGTGCTCGACCTGCAGCCCGGGCGCGACACGTTCCCCGCGCAGCTCGCGCAGTACGAGTCGCTGCTCGAGTACCCATGGGTCGGCCTCGCGCTCGACCCCGAGTGGCGGCTCGAGCCCGACCAGCGGCACCTCGTGAACATCGGCCAGGTCGAGGCCGCCGAGGTCAACGACGTCATCGACGAACTCGCCCGCATCTGCGACGAGCACGACCTGCCGCCGAAACTGCTCATCCTGCACCAGTTCCGGCTCGACATGATCCTGAACCGCGACGACGTCGACACGACCCGGCCCGAGGTCACCGTGCTGATCCACGCCGACGGCCAGGGCTCGCAGCCGGCGAAGCAGGCGACCTGGCGTGCGCTCCACCAGAACGCGCCCGAGGGCGTCTTCTGGGGCTGGAAGAACTTCATCGACGAGGATGCCCCGATGCTCACGCCCGAGCAGACGATGCAGCAGGTCGACCCGGTGCCCGACCTCGTCTCGTACCAGTAGGCCGCCTCGATCGACGCGGGCCGGCCGCACCCGGCCGCTCTCGGGGTCCGACCTGCTGCTTCACCAGGCCAGCTCGTACCGTGGCGCGTCCTCACCCGGCGGTCCCAGGCGGGGCTGCGCACGCAGGATGTCCACCCCTCCACCGCCCATCGGGCGCGAGAGGACGTCCGGGCCGAGGTATCTCACCTTGCGACCGTCTTCCAGGAGCGTCTCGCTCGGCGTGCGGTCCGTGACGATCTCGCAGGTCGGGGACGTGGGACGAAGCTCCAGGCGACGGCCACCGAAGCGACCTGCGTGGAGGGTGACGGTACAGGCTCTGCCCTCCGGCCCGCCGAGGAGGCGCAGTACCCAGCGGTCTTCGGAACGCTCGAGGCGAACGCGCCAGGCACCCCCGGACGTCTCGACGTCGATGTCGCCGGCATGCAGCAGGTCGATCGAGACCCCGCCGTCCTCGGCCCGGGCGGTCGACTCCCGCGCCTCGGACAGGCCGACCGCGCCGCGCATGGTGCAGCACCAGCGGGCGTCGGGGTGGATCACGGCGATGACCGGGTCTTCGGGCGTGGCGATGCGGTCGAGGCCGAAGCTGCCGTCGTCCCGCTGGGCGAAGCCGAGTGCGCTGTGCTCGATGCGCTCCGCGTCGCGGAGGTAGTCGTCGTCTCCCGTGATGCGCCAGAGCGCGAGTGCGAGGCCGAGGGCGTCGACCATCGCACACGGTTCGGTCCAGGAGTCGGGGCGCCCGAACCAGTTGAACGTCGCGGCATTGAGCGTCCTGGCCGAGCCCGCGTATGCGGCGTACACCTGTCGGGCAACGTGCAGCGCACTGGCGTCCCCGCGATGCTCCGCCAACTGGGCGAGTGCCCTCGCAGCGGAGAGCGTCGCATGCAACTGGGCGCCCTCCGCCACGACGTCGAGTCCGTCCACCAGGAGCTCGAGTCCGGTGATCGCGCCCCGGATGTCCGCTCGCTCGGTCGCCAGATAGGCCGGCACCAACGCGTTCAGGGCCAGCAGCACGCACCAGGTGTCGGTGGAGACGCGCCAGCCGTCGCGCCCGTCGATCAGGTGGCCGGATGCCGCCCCGTCGGTCGTCGAGCGCCGCCCGCGCGGGTACGTGTCGAGTCGAGCGAGCGCGGGAAGCAGCAACGTGTCCACGATGCGAAGCGCTGCCGCCGTTGCTCGCGGCTCGGAGCGCTGAAGCAATCCGGACACGACCCACCCGTGGCAGGCGACCTGCTGCTCGTCGATCGTGTCGCCCAGCGGAGCGCCGAAGCAGCCGTACGGGTCGAGCGCCTCCAGAATCGCCTCGCAGAGTTCCGCAGCCCGCTCGGCGGTGGGGGCGCCGAGCCGCTCGAGGCGGCTGAGCGCGAGCAGCAATCGGCCGGCCACGTCTCCCGGCCAGTCGCTGGCCAGCGACTCGCGGATGACCGCGTCGACCGCATAGTCGTCCGCGAGGAGGCGCGATACCGATGCCGCCAGCGCACGGTCGTCGGAGGGGTTGGGAGCGAACGTTGGCGGGGCGAAGCGCACGTCTGTCATGGGAGCCAGTCCCCTGGCACGGCCTCGGCGTCGAGCACCGCCGCCTCGGCATCAGACAGTTCGATGCCGATCGCATCGGCGATACCGGCGCCGTACCTCGGCCGGCCGGCACCGGGGATCGGGATGATCGCGTCGTTCCGGTGCAGGAGCCAGGCGAGCACGAAGACGTGCAGCGGAATCCCGAGTTCGGTGGCCAGTGCCCGGGTGTTCGGCAGGGAGTCGAGGAAACGGCCGGAGCGGCCGCGTCCTCCGAAGGGCGAGTGCGCGAGATACGAGAGACCATGCTTGGCCGCATACTCGACCACCGGCTGATCAGCCAGCCGCAGCGGCGAGTATGCGTTCTGCACGGACGCGATCGCGGCGACCGAGCGCGCTCGCTCGAGTTGCTCGAGATCGAAGTTGGAGACTCCGATGTGCTCGACCAGCCCGTCGCGCTGGAAGTCGGCCAGCGTGCCGACGGCCTCTTCCACGGGGACCTGCGGATCGGGGTGATGGAGCTGGTAGAGCCCGATGCGCTCGACCCCGAGCGTCCGCAGGCTGGTCTCCAGGTGTCGCCGCAGGGTGCTCCGGTCGTTGGAGATGCGCATGCCGTCCGGTGTGCGCCAGTGCCCGCCCTTCGTGGCGACGAGAACCCGTTCGCGGTCGGGATGCGCGGCGAGCGCGGTCGCCACCATGCGCTCGTTGTGCGACTCCTCGTCGAGGGTCGTGTACGCGTGAGCGGTGTCGATCAACGTGATGCCCGCGTCGATTGCAGCGTGGATCGTCGCGATCGACCGCGCCTCGTCCGGTTCATCCACCAGTGACCACTGCACGCCGCCGAGGCCGACGGCGCTCACCTCGCTCTCGCCGATCCGGCGGGTCTTCACGCTCGTGCCGTTCATCTTTCTCCTTCGATGGTGCATGCGATTCAGGTCGGGTCGCGACACGCGCCGGGCATCCGTCACTCGACCCGGACTCCTCGGCGGTCGTGCAGCTGCATCCAGATCACGAGGTGCCAGTCCTGATCGTTCGCGAGCGGATCAGGACTGTGGGCGGCCACGCCGTCGACCGCGGTCGGGAGGACGAATGCGCAGGTGGCGCTGCCGTCCGGGAAGAAGCTGCTCATCCCGCCGTGCAGGATGGAGCGCATCGTGTCGTCGAGCTCGGGCGTGCGCAGCTCGACCGGGAGTTCGGCGATCGCCGCCGCCGTGAGTGCGCTCCAGTGATGCGGGAAGACATCGCCCCAGAGCCGGCGCGTTCCGAACCAGAACCCGTCCCAGTGGCGGATCGCGACCCGGAAGAGCCTGGCATACGGCTGGGGCCCGCTGAAGGCGAGCAGCTTCGGCAGGTCCGTACGGAGGGCGGCGACGACGTCCTCATCGCCTGTGATCCGGTGCGCCTCCGCCAAGAGCGCCACCAGGGGCGCCGCCATCGACTGCTCGTAGCTCACCTCGTGGGCCGGGATGTCGGCGCCCCGCGCGAGGAAGTGTCCGGCGCTGGCCACAACCTCGGTCCGCAGGCGCGCGGCGTCCCCGCTCCTCCCGACGCGATCGAGCTCCGCAGCCAGGTCCGCGCAGACCTCGGGCAGGCCGATGGCGAGATAGGTGCCAACGCCCAGTTCGAAGGCGCGCTCCATGATGGCGAGCGCGTCCGCCAGGTCGCCGGGCTCACCGGTCCACCGGTACCGCTCCAGGAAGAACCTGGCCAACCACGGGGTGTCGTAGAGTCGGGGACCGGTGTGGTCGTTGGATCCTCGGCGAGGCGTGTGCCGTTCGTCGAGCAGGTGCGACCGGGCGAACGCGGCCCAGCGCGCCAGGACGTCGTCGACGTCTGCGTCGAGCCATCCCAGCCGGCGCCCCAGTTGGAGCATGATCGCCATCCCGATGCGCTCGGACCCGTCCGACCAGTCCGACCAGCCGTTCCCGGTCTGCGTGAGCCGCGTCGTCGTGTCGACGGGCACGAGCGCATCGCCGAGGAGTCCGGGGCGTTCCACGCTGCGCTGATGACGGAGGATGTAGGCGGCCCGCTTGCGCACGACCTCGGCCAACGGCTCATGGAAGCCCACCTCGGTGTGGGCCGCCTCCCCGATCCGCAGCGGGAAGACCCCCGCGCACCGGCTGGAGACCGCATAGCCACCGTCGACGGGCCGCACCTGCACGGTCGACGCGGTCGACCGCACCGCCTCGCTCGAGCGCACGACGATCTCCGACGTGGTGCTCGACATCGGGTTCGGAATCTCCGCCGGCCCCCGCACGGCGGAGAGGAACGCCGCCTCGTCCGGGTACCAGTCGAGTTCCCACTCCAGCTCGTACCGTTCGCCCGGTGCGATGGCGATGACGGGCTGCCCACCGAAGGCGGAGGGGTTGCGGGCCGCGTCGGTCACGTGCAGGAGGATGTGTCCACGCGCATTCGAGGAGGTGTTCTGGTTCCTCGACTCGATCGAGTACCCGTTGAGTTCCCCACGCCGCACGATCAGGCCGAGCCGCATGCCGACACCCGACATCGGCTCGGCGAGCACCCATGCCCAACTGCCGCCAGTGAACACGTGCGCGTGCACGGCCCGGGCGACCGCGTTCGCGGCATCCTCGTATATGTCTGCGAACGGCGTCTGGATACCGAGGCTCGTGATCCGGATCTCCTGGGCCGAGGTGTTCTGCCACGTGTAGCGCTCACGGAACCCGTCGTCGAAGTCGCGTGCGACTGTGAGGCGGAGGCCGGGCAGCGGACGGAACGACGACTCGACCCGGTCCTCGGTGATGTGGAGGGTCTCGGGCGCGTTCCACCGGCCGGATCCGGATTCCGCGACCACGAAGCCGCTGCCCCACTGGTGTTCGACCGAGTGCCAGAGCACGTCGTGGTCGAGCAGGTACCGACGGTCGGGATCGGCCGGCGTGGAGAACTGCACCGGCGCACCGCTGACGGGGTCGAGCTGCACCACCCCGCGCCCGAACCGGTGGTGAAGACGGTCGGCGACCGCTGATGGCGAGGTCATGTGATGTGTCAACCCTTCAGCGAACCGGAGACGCCGCCGATGATGTGGCGCTGCATGACGAGGTAGAAGATGAGCAGCGGCAGTACGCCGAGAACGAGCATCGGGAACAGTGAGGTCCAGTCGGTCGTGAACTGGCCCACGTTCCGGCTGATCTGCTGGGTGATGACGGCGTTGTCGGACCCGCGGAGGAAGTACAGCGGTCCCATGAAGTCGTTCCAGACGTTGAGGGTCGTGAGGATGGCCACGGTTGCGACGATCGGCCGCAGCAGCGGGAACACGATCGTGAAGAAGGTGCGGAGAATCCCCGCGCCGTCGATGTGGGCCGCTTCCTCCAGTTCGATGGGGATCGTTCGCGTGAACGCGTAGAAGAGGAAGATCGCGAACGGGAGGCCGGTCGAGGCGTTGATGAGGATGACCGCCAAGTGGGTGTTCATGATCCCGAGGCGGAGCACGACGTCGTAGAGTCCGAGAATCGCCATCTGGTACGGGAACATGAGTCCGGCGAGGAACACGAGGAAGACGAAGCCCGCGAACCTGCTCCGAGCCTTCCGGCTGAGCGCGTACCCCGCCATCGATGCGACCAGGATCGTGCCGGCCACGGATCCGACCGTGATGACGGCCGTATTCAGGAACGCACGCGGGTAGTCCATCTCGACGAAGGCGTTGACGTAGCGGCTGAAGTCGATGGTCGTCGGCAGGCCCAACGGCGACTCGGCAGCCTGCTGCGTCGTCTTGAACGTGTTCACGAGCAGGTAGTACATGGGCAGCAGCACCAGAACCGCGAGGATCGAGAGCGCCGTGAATGTCAGGGCCACACGGCGCCGCGTGCCTCGGATGCGCGACCGTCGGCGCGCCGGCCGGGCCGACGTGGTGGTGGAGGACGTGTCGGTGTCGGGTTCGAGCGCCGCTGTGATCGCGGGCGGGGAGGCGTGGACGGTCATGAGAGGCGAGCCTCGATTCGGCGGGAGAGTGCGAGCAGTGTCATGGTGACGAAGAGCGTGACGAGCAGGAAGAGCACGCCGTAGGCGGCGGCGTAGCCGTAGGTGCCCGCACCGAATGCGCGGTAGAGGAGGGTGAGCACGGTCTCGGTTGCGTCGCCTGGACCGCCACCCGTCAGTGCGTAGACGATGTCGAACACCTTGAACCCGGAGATGAGCCCGGTGACGACGCTGAACTGGATGGCAGGGAAGAGGCCGGGGAGCGTGATGCTCCAGAACTGCTGCCAGCCGCTCGCCCCGTCGATCGACGCGGCCTCGTACAGGTCTGGATTGATCGCCTGGAGGTTGGCGAGGTAGATGACCATCGAATAGCCGAACCATTGCCAGACCTGAGTGAGGATGATCGACCACATCGCGATGTCCGGGTCACCGAGCCAGTTGACCGGCGGGATGCCGACGAGCGCCAGGCCGGAGTTGATGAGTCCGTACTCGTTCGAGGAGAGCAGGAAGCCCCACAGGTAGCCGACGACCAGCACGCTCAGGACCGCTGGGCTGAAGAAGATCGCCCGGAAGCCGTTGCGGAACGGGATCCTGGCATTCAGGGCGACCGCGACGGGGATGGCGAGCATGTTCACCAGCACCAATGACGCGAGCGCGTACCAGAGCGAGTGCCCGATCGCGCCGAGTACCGAATCGTCGCTGAGTGCCCTGGCGTAGTTCTCGAGTCCCACGGTGGTCGTCTCGGGCCGGAAACTGCTGTCGTCGGTGAAGCTCATCGCCACGGTGCGCGCGACCGGGAAGATGAAGAAGACCGAGAACAGCAGGGCGGCCGGGACCACCATCAGGATGTAGGCGCCGTTCCGGCGGAGTGTGGTGCGCATGTGTTCCTCGTGCTCGGAGGGAGGAGAGCGCCCGAAGGCCGCGGACGCTCGCCTCCACGGGTCAGAACCGGGCGGTGTCGGCGACCTTGTCGACGTTGTCCGTGAACTGCTCCGGTGTGATCTCGCCGAGGATGAGCTTCTGCAGCTGCGAGATCACCTCGGTCCCGACGGTGCCCGAGTTGAGGCCGGCGTCCCATCGCGCGAGCGGGAATGCGACGTTTCCCTGCTCGAGCATCGGCAGGATGAGCTCGTACTCCGCCGGCAGGTCGGGGGTGACGCCCTGGAACGAGGAGAATGAACCGGGGTTCGCATCGACGAGCGCCTTCTGCACGTCGACCTGTGCGAGGGCGGCGAGCGCCGCGAAGGCGGCATCCGGATGCTCCGTGTTGGCGTTCACGCCGATCGGCTCGCCGGGGCCACCCACGAGCCAGCGGTTGTCGGCATCGGCTCCCACGTGCGAGAACACGCCGAAGGGCACGCCGGATTCCTTGAACTGCTCGTAGTGCCACGGACCGGTGATGATCATCGCGGCGCGTCCGGTCTGGAAGGCCTCGAGCGCCTGCTGCTCGGGGATGCCGAGCATCTCGGGCGTGAGGACTCCCTGGTCGATGGTCGCGGACCATTCCTCGACGGACGGCCCCCAGATCTCCCCGAGGCTCTTCTCACCGAGCGCGAAGGCGACATCGTCCTCCGCGCTCCCGGCCCCGTTCTCGTAGTACGAGTTGTTGAGGTAGCCCTCGAGCGAGTGCATCGCGCGGTCGTTGCCCTGCGCGAGGCCGAATGCGATCGGGGTGATGTCGTTGTCGAGGAAGAC
Coding sequences within:
- a CDS encoding aldo/keto reductase, encoding MNGTSVKTRRIGESEVSAVGLGGVQWSLVDEPDEARSIATIHAAIDAGITLIDTAHAYTTLDEESHNERMVATALAAHPDRERVLVATKGGHWRTPDGMRISNDRSTLRRHLETSLRTLGVERIGLYQLHHPDPQVPVEEAVGTLADFQRDGLVEHIGVSNFDLEQLERARSVAAIASVQNAYSPLRLADQPVVEYAAKHGLSYLAHSPFGGRGRSGRFLDSLPNTRALATELGIPLHVFVLAWLLHRNDAIIPIPGAGRPRYGAGIADAIGIELSDAEAAVLDAEAVPGDWLP
- a CDS encoding carbohydrate ABC transporter permease, whose amino-acid sequence is MTVHASPPAITAALEPDTDTSSTTTSARPARRRSRIRGTRRRVALTFTALSILAVLVLLPMYYLLVNTFKTTQQAAESPLGLPTTIDFSRYVNAFVEMDYPRAFLNTAVITVGSVAGTILVASMAGYALSRKARSRFAGFVFLVFLAGLMFPYQMAILGLYDVVLRLGIMNTHLAVILINASTGLPFAIFLFYAFTRTIPIELEEAAHIDGAGILRTFFTIVFPLLRPIVATVAILTTLNVWNDFMGPLYFLRGSDNAVITQQISRNVGQFTTDWTSLFPMLVLGVLPLLIFYLVMQRHIIGGVSGSLKG
- a CDS encoding carbohydrate ABC transporter permease encodes the protein MRTTLRRNGAYILMVVPAALLFSVFFIFPVARTVAMSFTDDSSFRPETTTVGLENYARALSDDSVLGAIGHSLWYALASLVLVNMLAIPVAVALNARIPFRNGFRAIFFSPAVLSVLVVGYLWGFLLSSNEYGLINSGLALVGIPPVNWLGDPDIAMWSIILTQVWQWFGYSMVIYLANLQAINPDLYEAASIDGASGWQQFWSITLPGLFPAIQFSVVTGLISGFKVFDIVYALTGGGPGDATETVLTLLYRAFGAGTYGYAAAYGVLFLLVTLFVTMTLLALSRRIEARLS
- a CDS encoding ABC transporter substrate-binding protein yields the protein MTHRRVLANTLGAVTVLGLAVASLTGCGASESSADGPVTVTFAAWWPEETVAAGLELANEDLASEGVQIEYEYVEFEQYNTFLNTQIESGGGPDLTPSGNFPSLITTGALLPIEDASIYEGFNEAGLFKATDDDGQVYGIPTWGWFSAYFYNTELFQQNRVEPPTTWEELTDVNQVFLDNDITPIAFGLAQGNDRAMHSLEGYLNNSYYENGAGSAEDDVAFALGEKSLGEIWGPSVEEWSATIDQGVLTPEMLGIPEQQALEAFQTGRAAMIITGPWHYEQFKESGVPFGVFSHVGADADNRWLVGGPGEPIGVNANTEHPDAAFAALAALAQVDVQKALVDANPGSFSSFQGVTPDLPAEYELILPMLEQGNVAFPLARWDAGLNSGTVGTEVISQLQKLILGEITPEQFTDNVDKVADTARF